In the Leptospira neocaledonica genome, GGATTCGGTTGATCTCCAAGTAGGCCGATCAGTTCCGGAGATATATTTTTTTCCGGACTGCAGGCGAAAATGCAGATAGCACCGAGGCCAATTATATATTTTTGTATTCTCTTCATGGGCGAGCAAGATAGTTATTCTCATCCGGAGTTCCAAGTATTATTTGATAGAATGGAAATTTATGGACTTTCTATATTTTCTGTAACAAGAAATAACTGTGCTCAAATTAAGTTTTTTGAAATTGTTTTATAATTAAAGAAGTTTATAGATACTTATATTTCACTTAATCAAAATGGAGGGAGATGGTAAATGAAAATCGCGGGGATCATTCTACTGAGTGTGATCTGTTTAATAGTTTTACTTGTGCTTTCTGGATATTTACTTCCGAAGGATCATGTTGCAAGTGTGGAGAAAAATTTTTCTTCTTCTTCTGAAAGTATATACAAGATCATTCGTAATGTTCATGAATATCAGGGTTGGAGAAGCGGTCTGAAATCTGTGGAAATTGAATCCAATATGATTTGGACAGAATCAGATTCTCATGGAAATAATATCCGTTTTGGAATTATAGAAGAACGTTCTCCGAATTATTTAAAGACGAAAATTCTAAACGAAGACCTCCCTTTTGGTGGAGGTTGGGAATTCGAGATTAGTCCGGATGGTTCGAATACTAAACTGAAAATTACCGAAAAAGGTTTTGTGACGAATCCTTTGTTTAGAGTACTTTCTAAATTCGTATTCGGTCATGACGCTACTATGAAAACTTATTTGGAAGATCTAAGTAAGAGATTGGAGTCGTCTGGGAAGTGAGACAGTCTGAGAGCGAGTGATCAGAAGAATGAAGATTGGATTGTAAATGAATATTTTAGCCCCTCGCTTGTTGGAATTCCAACAAGATGAAGATGGCGAATTTTAGTTGCGGAAGATATTGTTTTGTGATAGGGGGATGGGGAGTGTAAAAATTTCCACCGCTACGCTCCGGCCCCCACCCAAAAGAGGGTGGGGCCATCCTCAAACAAATCCAGATCTACTGTAGATCTCTCTTAGAACAAGAACACAAAAAAGGTTCTCTATCCTCGGTTTTTCTCTGCTTGTTTAGAATATTTTCTCTGATATACAAACCGGATTGCTTCTGCTTCTAACCAAGGAACTGGTTTTCCACCGCCTAGGATTCGAGATTCTACGAAAGCCTTACTTGCTTTTTCCAAAACCATACAGACTGCATGAGCATCATCCAGACTTTTATGAGCGCATAAGGCTCCCGCATTCTGAAGATATACAGCGTTCCTTCTTCCTATAGCGGAGACAATTTTTTTCAGACCTTTATCGTCGCTTGAGTTAGGGACAACTTTTGCATTAGGTCCCACGATTTGGGCCATATCATCCAAGTAGGGGCGAACAGTTTCTCCCGCCATAGAGCAGGTCATCACATTCTCTTGAGTGGAATGAAAGATAACGCTGAATTCGGGTCTTGCTAAATATAGAGAAAGATGTTGAACAGCTTCGTCTGGAATGTCCTTCGGAAAGGTATGATTTCCTTCCAAAGGAATTTCAAGAAGAGCATTCTTTGTTTTTTTACCAATCGTATTTAGATCCGCTTTTTTAGGAGTGATCCAGATACTTTTTCCGATTTTCACGCTAGCACATCCGTTCTTTGCTAAGATTCCTTCCTTTACTAATTGAGGCAGAAATTTTTGAAGATCTATCGGGCTATCCGGAGCTTTCATGCTGTTTTCACCAGTCCATAATTTTTGAGATACCAAGAGCGGATGGAATCTCTGTCTCCTTTTTTGTAACCGGAAACTTTTAAGAATTCTTTCTCGATGAATAGTTGGCAGACTCTTTCTAATTCGAGCGCAACTTGAAATGCGTCTTCCATATCTTTTCCTACACAAAGTGTTCCGTGGTTTGCGAGAAGTACAGCTTTACTTCCTGATTTATCCAAAGCATGGATTGCCATACGGATCAATTTTTTGGTTCCTGGAAGAGAATAGTCGGTACATAGCACCGGTCCTCCGATGATCTTTTTCATCTGCGGATTTAGAACTGGAACATCCTTTCTCGCGGCTGCTACCACTGCGGCTTGTAATTGGTGAGTATGGATTACTGCACCGATATTTGGGCGAAGTTTATAAGCGGCGGAGTGAAGTCCTTTCTCATAAGAAGGTTTGATCTTTCCGATATGAGTTAAATCATCAATGTTCACTTGTACGATCTCTTCCGGAGTTAGATCATCATAAGTCCTACCAGTCGGAGTGATCGCGAAATAATTTTCATCGATACGTTGGCTGATATTTCCCCAAGTCCTTGCGATTAGACCCGACTTAAGAAGTCGGATTCCAGCATCTCGAACGGTTTTTTGGGCTTTATTTATTTCCATATTCTTCTCCTATTCGGCGGACCTAAAGTTTATACACCTTCGACTTTTTGGAAAACTCTTTCGAATCTTTTTAATGCGTCGTCGATCACTGCATCGGTGTCAGCAGCACTTGTATACAAACGGCTTCCTGCCAAGGTAACGATACCTTCTGCCATGTAAGCTGCGCCCATTTCTTCCATCGCTTTTTTGCGAGTATGAGCTTCTTTGATCGTGGACTTGATCTTCCAGAATTTTTTGATATCGATCTCTAAAAGCATGGTCCCGACTGTTTCCAGATGGCAGATGGATCCTTGGTTGAATGCTACGAAAGGTAGATTATACTTCTTAATCAACTTTTGTAAACCGGCAGTGATCCTGTCTCCCGCTCTTCCCGCTTTTTCGCAGGCCTTTTGCTTTTCGATTTCTAACAGAGTATAATAACCCGCAGCAGAGCTGAGAGGGTTGGCAGCCATGGTTCCACCGATGAGAGCCTTTTTTACGCCGGTTTGCAGTCCTGCAGAAAGATACTTCATGTATTCTTTCTTTCCACCCAATCCACCTGCGGAAGGATAACCACCTGCAACTACTTTTCCGAATACGGTAAGATCTGGACTAACTCCGTAATAACCTTGTGCACCACTTAGGCCGATACGGAATGCAGTAACAACTTCATCAAAAATCATTAATGCTCCATATTTGTCGCAAAGCTCTCTGACTCCTTTATTGAAGTCCATATCAATAGGGCGGGTTCCGCTTTCCGGGCCAATCGGTTCTAGAATAACTGCAGCAGTACCGCCTCTCCAGCGGTTTCTCTTTAAGGTTCTTTCTAATGCGTTTAGATCATTCGGGTAGAATTCTTGGGTATATTTGAAAACATGTTTAGGAATTCCGTGGGACTCGAAATGTCTGGTGCCTGGCAGACGAAGCCCGTAAGCAAGCTGATCACTCCAACCATGATACGCTCCGCCCATCTTCACTATATTTTTCTTTTTAGTGGCAAGTCTTGCTACTCGGATAGAAGCCATACAAGCTTCTGTTCCTGATCCCAACATACGGAACATCTGCACAGAAGGCATATGCTCCACAATCTTCTCCGCAAGTCTTAACTCATACTCATGGAATAAACCGGTCACAGGTCCTGTGGTTTCTAGAAGTTGGACAACCTTCTTACGAATATTAGAAGGGTTACTTCCTAAAACGGTTGGTCCTCCAGCTTGTAGGAAGTCTATATATTTGTTCCCGTCCAAATCGTATAAATGTGCCCCAGAAGCTTTGGTGAAAACGAGAGGGAAGGGGTAGTTGAAAGCAAGATTATGCTGCACTCCGCCAGGAATATACTCTGACGCTTCTGCGATCATAGTTTTGGATTTAGAGCATTTTTTTTCGAAATATTCCTGAAGGTACTTCTCCATTTCATTCTTCTTAATGGACCGAATTGGCTGGCGAATTAGGTCATGAAGTTGTTTATAAACCCCTTTTACGTCTGGGTATTGGGTAATTGCGAAGCCGGTGGACATATCTTTTTCCTTTTTTTACGGAATATAGGTTGACAGTGAGTGAATACTCACTCACTGTCAACTAGAAAATGCAGAAAAGACACTTCCGGGAAAATTTTCCGTATTCCGGAGATAAGATACCGCTCAGGTAGTAAATATAGGGAAGTACTGTGGCTGAATTTACCGCTTCAAAATACAATAGAGATACTTTTGATAAGATCCCGGAAGAAAAAAGAACCAGGATACTTTCCGTAGCGATCGCAGAATTTGCAAACCGAGGTTTCAATAATGCGAACACTAATATTATCGCGAAGAAGGCCGGAATCAGCGTTGGGTCATTATACAAATACTTTGATACAAAAGAGGATTTTTTTCTTACAGCCGTCGGTTATGGGATTCATCAGCTCGAAAAAACTCTTGAAGAAGTCCTAAGTGAAGAAAGTGATCTTTTCGGTAAGATCGAAAGAATCCTAAGAATTATTCAAAA is a window encoding:
- a CDS encoding class II aldolase/adducin family protein, whose protein sequence is MEINKAQKTVRDAGIRLLKSGLIARTWGNISQRIDENYFAITPTGRTYDDLTPEEIVQVNIDDLTHIGKIKPSYEKGLHSAAYKLRPNIGAVIHTHQLQAAVVAAARKDVPVLNPQMKKIIGGPVLCTDYSLPGTKKLIRMAIHALDKSGSKAVLLANHGTLCVGKDMEDAFQVALELERVCQLFIEKEFLKVSGYKKGDRDSIRSWYLKNYGLVKTA
- a CDS encoding class II aldolase/adducin family protein, which codes for MKAPDSPIDLQKFLPQLVKEGILAKNGCASVKIGKSIWITPKKADLNTIGKKTKNALLEIPLEGNHTFPKDIPDEAVQHLSLYLARPEFSVIFHSTQENVMTCSMAGETVRPYLDDMAQIVGPNAKVVPNSSDDKGLKKIVSAIGRRNAVYLQNAGALCAHKSLDDAHAVCMVLEKASKAFVESRILGGGKPVPWLEAEAIRFVYQRKYSKQAEKNRG
- a CDS encoding aspartate aminotransferase family protein translates to MSTGFAITQYPDVKGVYKQLHDLIRQPIRSIKKNEMEKYLQEYFEKKCSKSKTMIAEASEYIPGGVQHNLAFNYPFPLVFTKASGAHLYDLDGNKYIDFLQAGGPTVLGSNPSNIRKKVVQLLETTGPVTGLFHEYELRLAEKIVEHMPSVQMFRMLGSGTEACMASIRVARLATKKKNIVKMGGAYHGWSDQLAYGLRLPGTRHFESHGIPKHVFKYTQEFYPNDLNALERTLKRNRWRGGTAAVILEPIGPESGTRPIDMDFNKGVRELCDKYGALMIFDEVVTAFRIGLSGAQGYYGVSPDLTVFGKVVAGGYPSAGGLGGKKEYMKYLSAGLQTGVKKALIGGTMAANPLSSAAGYYTLLEIEKQKACEKAGRAGDRITAGLQKLIKKYNLPFVAFNQGSICHLETVGTMLLEIDIKKFWKIKSTIKEAHTRKKAMEEMGAAYMAEGIVTLAGSRLYTSAADTDAVIDDALKRFERVFQKVEGV
- a CDS encoding LIC10604 family protein, giving the protein MKIAGIILLSVICLIVLLVLSGYLLPKDHVASVEKNFSSSSESIYKIIRNVHEYQGWRSGLKSVEIESNMIWTESDSHGNNIRFGIIEERSPNYLKTKILNEDLPFGGGWEFEISPDGSNTKLKITEKGFVTNPLFRVLSKFVFGHDATMKTYLEDLSKRLESSGK